The following DNA comes from Papaver somniferum cultivar HN1 chromosome 4, ASM357369v1, whole genome shotgun sequence.
ACGGTTGGTTCCTCTAGATCAAACATGGGTAAACATATGGTTCAAGGGACATTGGGGTATTTGGATCCAGAATATTTTAATACAAGCCAGTTGACAGAGAAAAGTGATGTTTATAGTTTGGGCGTAGTTGTAGTAGAACTGTTAATTGGAGAAAAACCTCTTTCTTTCGGGAGATCAGAAGAACAAAGGAATTTAGCTACATATTTTGTTTCCTCCATGGAAGCAAATAATTGGTTCCAACTTCTTGAGGCTCGAGTTTCGAATGAGAGATGCCTAAGCTTAAAAGGGGAAGATCGCCCTACAATGAAACAAGTTGCAACAAGTCTAGAAGGTTTGAAAGACTTAGAGATACATACACATCAAATTTATCAACCAAGAGACGAAGATTCAAAGAACGTGCAGTTTAATCAGGTTGAAACTGACCTCTACAGTGTGCCTTTGAGCTCTTACGCTGGTATTTCTACTTTGGATTCTGCACAAAATAGCTTGGAGGCAGGTAAGATTGGGTCGGTAATAATTCCTAGATGAATGCTGAGAAATTGCAACAGTTATTTTCCGCAAGAATGTATGGTTTGGCTTCtctctctttttactttttttttccgtTTCTTCTATTTTTCATTTTCCAAAGGTTCACTGAAATTTAAAGAGGAGATGAGAAGGTGTAACCAGTTATATCTGTATGCTGTAATAATTAGAAAGTTCAGTGAAGCCTTCAACTGTAATAATAGTGTTTCCGGATGTCGTCACATAGAAGTGATTGTTAATGGACTGCAAAAAAGAAAACTATCGTTGATCAAAATGTTCAAGGTTACTTCAGGGTTACCAAATTCAATCGAAGATTGTCAGTGCTACGAAATAGGTTCGTAAATGGT
Coding sequences within:
- the LOC113274459 gene encoding wall-associated receptor kinase 5-like, translated to MGKHMVQGTLGYLDPEYFNTSQLTEKSDVYSLGVVVVELLIGEKPLSFGRSEEQRNLATYFVSSMEANNWFQLLEARVSNERCLSLKGEDRPTMKQVATSLEGLKDLEIHTHQIYQPRDEDSKNVQFNQVETDLYSVPLSSYAGISTLDSAQNSLEAGSLKFKEEMRRCNQLYLYAVVGLESFPSEKHSS